From Ignisphaera aggregans DSM 17230, the proteins below share one genomic window:
- a CDS encoding conserved hypothetical protein (COGs: COG2522 transcriptional regulator protein~KEGG: smr:Smar_0265 hypothetical protein~SPTR: A3DL68 Putative uncharacterized protein) — translation MKISIFELGYRYILPSIKKRLVEIMLREYGYTQREIANILGLSEAAVSRYISSQRGHTINIEIYSDIDKRIRELAELIASHRIRDRYTIYRKLYGIVLETMSKKYVCSIHRELDRDIDPSRCNICPELFSSIAIDEKR, via the coding sequence ATGAAGATATCTATATTTGAACTTGGCTATAGATATATACTCCCATCTATAAAGAAGAGATTGGTTGAAATTATGCTTAGGGAATATGGATATACACAGAGGGAGATAGCAAATATACTAGGGTTATCAGAAGCAGCAGTATCTAGATATATATCTAGTCAGAGGGGGCATACAATTAATATAGAGATTTATAGTGATATAGACAAGAGGATTAGAGAGTTAGCAGAATTAATAGCATCTCATAGAATTAGAGATAGATATACCATTTATCGTAAACTCTACGGCATAGTGCTAGAGACAATGTCTAAAAAATATGTTTGTTCAATCCATAGAGAACTAGATAGAGATATAGATCCCTCTAGATGTAACATATGTCCAGAGCTCTTCAGCTCTATTGCTATAGATGAAAAGAGATGA
- a CDS encoding nitroreductase (COGs: COG0778 Nitroreductase~InterPro IPR000415~KEGG: kcr:Kcr_0539 nitroreductase~PFAM: nitroreductase~SPTR: B1L4B3 Nitroreductase~PFAM: Nitroreductase family) produces MSQKSDEYINFILTRRSIRKFKDIPIDMNLIKRILDVARYAPSAGNRQPWIFIVVKDIEVKERLAKIHRWAYPLEKAPLGIVVACNKDISPDSYHVDCANATMYIMFAAHALGLGTVWLQTLRNIEDIQKILGLPSNYIPIAMLAIGYPDESPSAKNRKPLEEIAFLDRYGNPFK; encoded by the coding sequence ATGTCTCAGAAAAGTGATGAATATATTAATTTCATTTTAACAAGGAGAAGCATAAGAAAGTTTAAGGATATACCAATAGATATGAATCTTATTAAGAGAATTCTAGATGTAGCTAGATATGCTCCTAGTGCAGGGAATAGACAGCCATGGATATTTATAGTTGTTAAAGATATAGAGGTTAAGGAAAGGTTAGCTAAGATACATAGATGGGCATATCCATTAGAAAAAGCACCACTAGGTATAGTTGTTGCATGTAATAAAGATATCTCTCCAGATTCATACCATGTCGATTGTGCAAATGCTACAATGTATATAATGTTTGCTGCACATGCACTAGGCCTTGGAACTGTATGGCTACAAACTCTTAGAAATATTGAGGATATTCAAAAGATATTGGGTTTACCAAGTAACTATATACCTATTGCAATGCTCGCTATAGGGTATCCTGATGAGAGTCCATCGGCAAAGAATAGAAAACCTCTTGAAGAAATAGCTTTTCTCGATAGATATGGAAATCCATTTAAATAA
- a CDS encoding tryptophanyl-tRNA synthetase (COGs: COG0180 Tryptophanyl-tRNA synthetase~InterPro IPR002306:IPR002305~KEGG: pcl:Pcal_1822 tryptophanyl-tRNA synthetase~PFAM: aminoacyl-tRNA synthetase class Ib~PRIAM: Tryptophan--tRNA ligase~SPTR: A3MX72 Tryptophanyl-tRNA synthetase~TIGRFAM: tryptophanyl-tRNA synthetase~PFAM: tRNA synthetases class I (W and Y)~TIGRFAM: tryptophanyl-tRNA synthetase): MISQEPQITPWEAEAFVDYEKLIRIFGAKPLTDNEIELLRKVTGELHLMIRRRIFYSHRDLDKWIEAYISGRRCALYTGRGPSGHTHLGHILPWIFTKWLQDKLGVDLFFQMTDDEKFWHSEEKSYEEINAYAYENILDLAALGLDPRKTHVIIDSEDIAFLYPIAIKIAKKITLSTQKATFGFTDSTNIGMIFYPTLQIAVAYFPTELYGEPTEVLIPAGIDQDPYWRIARDLAPSLGYPKPTQIHCKLLPGLDIGGKMSASKPETAIYTTDPPEIAKQKVMKGYTGGQPTAELQKKLGGNPDICPIYKMYEMIFEEDDKKLNERYYACKTGKLLCGECKAELAERVAQFLKQHQQKREKARDYIEKYLIRTKFEEPRKYRTKR, encoded by the coding sequence ATGATTAGTCAAGAACCACAGATTACTCCTTGGGAGGCAGAGGCATTTGTAGACTATGAAAAACTTATTAGGATATTTGGTGCAAAGCCCTTAACCGATAATGAAATCGAGCTACTTAGAAAAGTTACTGGAGAACTCCATCTAATGATTAGAAGAAGGATATTTTATTCACATAGGGATTTAGATAAATGGATAGAGGCATATATAAGTGGTAGGCGATGTGCTCTATATACAGGAAGAGGTCCTTCGGGACATACACATCTGGGTCATATACTTCCATGGATATTTACAAAATGGCTTCAGGATAAATTAGGTGTAGATCTATTCTTTCAGATGACTGATGATGAAAAGTTTTGGCATAGTGAAGAGAAGAGTTATGAGGAGATAAATGCCTATGCCTATGAAAATATACTTGATTTAGCAGCTCTAGGTCTAGATCCAAGGAAGACCCATGTGATTATAGATTCTGAAGATATAGCTTTCCTATATCCAATAGCTATAAAAATTGCTAAGAAGATAACACTCTCAACACAAAAAGCTACATTTGGATTTACAGATTCTACGAACATTGGAATGATATTCTATCCAACACTACAGATAGCTGTTGCCTATTTCCCAACAGAATTATATGGAGAACCTACAGAGGTATTAATACCTGCTGGAATAGATCAGGATCCATATTGGAGAATAGCAAGAGATCTTGCGCCATCCCTAGGATATCCAAAGCCTACACAAATACACTGCAAACTACTACCAGGCCTCGATATAGGTGGAAAAATGTCTGCATCAAAACCTGAGACAGCTATATACACAACAGATCCACCAGAAATAGCAAAACAGAAGGTTATGAAAGGATATACAGGAGGACAACCAACAGCAGAACTACAGAAGAAACTAGGTGGAAATCCAGATATATGCCCAATATACAAAATGTATGAAATGATATTTGAAGAAGACGATAAGAAGCTCAACGAAAGATACTATGCATGTAAAACAGGAAAACTGTTATGCGGAGAATGCAAAGCAGAACTAGCAGAAAGAGTTGCTCAGTTCCTAAAACAACATCAGCAAAAAAGAGAAAAAGCAAGAGATTATATAGAGAAATATCTAATAAGAACAAAATTTGAAGAACCCAGAAAATATAGAACAAAAAGATAG
- a CDS encoding putative PAS/PAC sensor protein (COGs: COG2461 conserved hypothetical protein~InterPro IPR013656~KEGG: kcr:Kcr_0596 putative PAS/PAC sensor protein~PFAM: PAS fold-4 domain protein~SPTR: B1L4H0 Putative PAS/PAC sensor protein~PFAM: Family of unknown function (DUF438)), whose product MSNLDMNKKIGIIKELLKQIHRGISVEELKTKYSQVLMQISPIEIPLIEQQLVKEGISIDEILKLCDLHVALFRDYLVGRELKDIPNGHPLDILVKENDEILKLSEALGMYITSISIESDHNKLNELYSKAFELAEKLYRASRIHYQKLQMVVFPYLERFGIYAVPRVLWGRENEAITKIRRLRELLRNRGMVNEIVEIGKAVVSDVSELIFRESKILYPAIWSIFSEGIWKAIYEEFKEIGFAIKIDSIWETHENPIYPWQIEKGLDEQTIERLPSEIKTVALSLQQGLKFDAFKLIRDGYIDLDTGYVNVDEIKGIFRGIPIELTFADKDGRVRFYTKNRFMKGFARVKTLLGRKLEYCHPPKLEPTIKKIFEDLKNGARDYYEFYSVIGGRIVRVLAIAIRNDRGEFLGALEVVEDITEFVEKPEEIKKRIMIL is encoded by the coding sequence ATGTCAAATTTGGATATGAATAAAAAGATTGGAATAATTAAAGAGCTATTGAAACAGATACATAGAGGTATTAGTGTAGAGGAGCTAAAGACAAAATATAGCCAGGTGTTAATGCAGATATCACCTATTGAAATACCTCTAATAGAGCAGCAACTTGTTAAAGAGGGTATATCTATAGATGAAATTCTAAAGCTTTGTGATCTTCATGTAGCTCTATTTAGAGACTATCTAGTTGGTAGAGAGCTAAAAGATATACCAAATGGTCATCCACTAGATATACTAGTTAAGGAAAATGATGAGATTCTAAAGCTTTCAGAAGCTCTTGGAATGTATATAACTAGTATTTCTATTGAATCTGATCACAATAAATTGAATGAGCTATATTCAAAAGCATTTGAATTAGCTGAAAAGCTCTATAGAGCTTCAAGAATTCATTATCAAAAACTTCAGATGGTTGTATTTCCATATCTAGAGAGGTTTGGTATATATGCTGTGCCTAGAGTTCTATGGGGTAGGGAAAATGAGGCTATTACAAAGATTAGGAGATTAAGGGAGTTGCTAAGGAATAGGGGTATGGTTAATGAGATAGTAGAGATAGGTAAAGCTGTTGTCTCAGATGTTTCAGAACTTATCTTTAGAGAAAGCAAAATTCTGTATCCAGCTATATGGTCTATCTTTAGTGAAGGGATTTGGAAAGCTATATATGAGGAATTCAAAGAGATAGGATTTGCTATTAAGATAGATAGTATATGGGAAACTCATGAGAATCCCATATATCCATGGCAAATAGAGAAGGGTCTTGATGAACAAACTATAGAGAGATTACCATCTGAAATTAAAACTGTAGCATTATCGCTTCAACAAGGATTAAAATTCGATGCATTTAAACTTATTAGAGATGGTTATATAGATCTTGATACAGGTTATGTAAATGTTGATGAGATTAAGGGGATATTTAGGGGAATACCAATAGAGTTAACCTTTGCTGATAAAGATGGTAGAGTTAGGTTCTATACAAAGAATAGATTTATGAAGGGTTTTGCAAGAGTAAAGACATTACTTGGAAGAAAACTTGAGTATTGTCATCCACCAAAGTTAGAGCCAACTATTAAGAAGATATTTGAGGATCTTAAGAATGGAGCTAGGGATTACTATGAATTTTATTCAGTAATAGGTGGAAGAATTGTAAGGGTATTAGCTATAGCTATAAGAAATGATAGAGGGGAGTTCTTAGGAGCTCTAGAGGTTGTAGAAGATATAACAGAGTTTGTCGAGAAGCCTGAGGAGATAAAGAAGAGGATAATGATACTATGA
- a CDS encoding Lysine exporter protein (LYSE/YGGA) (COGs: COG1280 Putative threonine efflux protein~InterPro IPR001123~KEGG: pcl:Pcal_0708 lysine exporter protein LysE/YggA~PFAM: Lysine exporter protein (LYSE/YGGA)~SPTR: A3MU17 Lysine exporter protein (LYSE/YGGA)~PFAM: LysE type translocator~TIGRFAM: prepilin-type N-terminal cleavage/methylation domain) — MYELIVQTLMVTPSGAFSPGPLTIATMTIGSNGGWKKGFMVALGHTFFEFPYVFAIAMTITAIKTLLEGFIGDILTIAGAMMILFFAYLTLKDTLITKAGNSNKKSDVYRYIKNPIVVGFLFTGLNIHFLLWWISIGFTLIAMSITIGIIGIVVMYVSHVWMDFLWLSLVAEASSRGLTIGGGKIYRALMLFFGILLIIFAINILLKRFMAIAIIP, encoded by the coding sequence ATGTATGAGTTAATAGTACAGACATTAATGGTAACACCCTCAGGAGCTTTTAGCCCTGGTCCTCTAACTATTGCTACTATGACTATAGGATCCAATGGTGGATGGAAAAAAGGGTTTATGGTAGCACTGGGACATACATTTTTTGAGTTTCCATATGTATTTGCTATAGCTATGACTATTACAGCAATAAAAACATTGCTAGAGGGTTTCATTGGAGATATACTGACTATAGCTGGTGCTATGATGATACTCTTTTTCGCTTATCTAACACTGAAGGATACATTGATAACAAAAGCTGGAAATAGTAATAAGAAATCAGATGTTTATAGATATATTAAGAATCCTATTGTTGTAGGATTTCTATTTACAGGTCTAAATATACATTTTCTTCTTTGGTGGATAAGTATAGGATTCACATTAATAGCAATGTCTATAACTATTGGGATTATTGGAATAGTGGTTATGTATGTATCACATGTATGGATGGATTTCCTATGGCTATCACTTGTAGCTGAAGCAAGCAGTAGGGGTTTGACAATAGGTGGTGGGAAGATATATAGAGCTCTAATGCTATTCTTCGGAATACTGCTAATAATCTTTGCAATAAATATACTCTTGAAGAGATTTATGGCTATAGCTATTATCCCATAA
- a CDS encoding Cobyrinic acid ac-diamide synthase (COGs: COG1192 ATPase involved in chromosome partitioning~InterPro IPR002586~KEGG: sto:ST1320 hypothetical protein~PFAM: Cobyrinic acid ac-diamide synthase~SPTR: Q971P2 Putative uncharacterized protein ST1320~PFAM: CobQ/CobB/MinD/ParA nucleotide binding domain), producing MAIASYKGGVGKTTLASVIASIFSERFNRKVLIIDVDPQSNITEVFIPPREFEKLINISKSHGKVFSLEWIAGAGEPLIYSVTNNLSILPSKPEYIGLAKFLMVPLERIQGLRKDLENKMNMYDYIIFDLPPQMYGLIGPLIKVVDILVTPVTKTSFALSALYYLIRDIRGSPPHENPPFIGAILTRFRKNEAMAIEMYRRRIKRIVEEAYQSLAMKWEFSDILTPTFNSVFYAHPKLADIRALPMDKNDNVRMIRLVRGLLKYSPQILSFVEPLAKELEYRINIALSRK from the coding sequence TTGGCTATAGCTAGCTATAAAGGTGGTGTTGGAAAAACAACTCTAGCAAGTGTAATTGCTTCAATATTCTCTGAAAGATTTAATAGAAAGGTTCTAATAATAGATGTAGATCCACAGTCAAATATTACAGAAGTCTTTATACCCCCTAGAGAATTTGAGAAGCTAATCAATATATCTAAAAGCCATGGAAAGGTATTTTCATTAGAGTGGATTGCTGGTGCCGGAGAACCTCTAATATATAGTGTAACAAATAATTTGAGTATACTACCATCAAAACCTGAGTATATAGGTTTGGCAAAGTTTCTTATGGTTCCCCTAGAGAGGATACAGGGACTGAGGAAGGATTTAGAGAATAAGATGAATATGTATGACTACATTATTTTTGATTTACCACCACAAATGTATGGATTGATAGGACCTCTAATAAAAGTTGTTGATATACTTGTAACACCTGTAACAAAAACAAGTTTTGCTCTCTCAGCACTATACTATCTCATTAGAGATATAAGGGGGTCTCCACCACATGAAAATCCCCCGTTTATCGGAGCTATACTAACTAGATTTAGAAAGAATGAGGCTATGGCGATAGAGATGTATAGGAGGAGGATAAAGAGAATAGTTGAAGAAGCATATCAGTCTCTAGCAATGAAATGGGAGTTTAGCGATATCCTGACACCTACATTCAACTCTGTTTTCTATGCACATCCAAAACTTGCTGATATAAGAGCACTTCCAATGGATAAAAACGATAATGTAAGAATGATTAGATTAGTAAGAGGATTACTCAAATACTCGCCACAGATACTATCATTTGTAGAGCCATTAGCAAAAGAGCTTGAGTATAGAATAAACATAGCATTGAGTAGAAAATAG